From one Dermacentor andersoni chromosome 1, qqDerAnde1_hic_scaffold, whole genome shotgun sequence genomic stretch:
- the LOC126547832 gene encoding uncharacterized protein encodes MQIITFATVHFLLPTITAAATSASSRCVVDCQGNEPANIQVFRTSDASYPDIQHKWRPVVLSRGWQFPSSATATQSPDINWGRPSTQLCGLGDCASAQLAKPFALAMQVSQPYALFAKKSSNYFLMLLPSPHCCAAIAVECAHIIHALLILAGDVEINPGPNIPENLLTELRKLTAGQKQLITEIHGLKSQLTSTDKAITDLSKRMNDLESHYQTLLPIRNEVDAMRTTTEQAIFRISELEARIDDAENRSRRDNLIFYGIPDPSSSETTADSERLIVELCRDRLQLTIDPKEIERAHRIGRHSPNHSRPLIAKFTFHKTKVNILSSGRKLKGTDYSISEDFSRSVRNSRKHLVAFAKGKSVPFSLRFKTLFIGSRRYTFDAASSSVKELS; translated from the coding sequence ATGCAGATCATCACCTTCGCTACTGTGCATTTCCTGCTGCCTACGATAACCGCTGCTGCTACGTCAGCTTCGTCGAGGTGCGTGGTCGACTGCCAAGGAAACGAGCCAGCCAACATCCAGGTTTTCCGTACCAGCGATGCGTCATACCCGGACATCCAACATAAGTGGCGGCCGGTGGTCCTCAGTCGGGGGTGGCAATTCCCATCGTCAGCAACAGCAACGCAGTCACCAGATATAAACTGGGGGCGGCCGTCGACACAACTTTGTGGGCTcggcgactgcgcatctgcacagcTCGCTAAACCTTTTGCTCTTGCAATGCAGGTTAGTCAACCATACGCTCTCTTTGCTAAAAAATCTAGCAATTATTTCCTGATGCTGTTGCCGAGCCCGCACTGCTGTGCCGCCATTGCTGTCGAATGTGCTCATATTATTCATGCCTTGCTGATTTTGGCCGGTGATGTGGAAATAAACCCGGGTCCTAATATTCCTGAAAACCTACTAACCGAATTGCGAAAACTAACCGCCGGTCAGAAACAGCTGATCACTGAAATTCATGGTCTTAAGTCGCAACTTACTTCTACCGATAAAGCAATTACTGATCTAAGCAAACGAATGAATGATCTTGAGAGTCACTACCAGACGCTTTTGCCCATTCGAAACGAAGTGGATGCAATGCGCACCACGACTGAACAGGCTATTTTTCGCATTTCCGAGCTCGAAGCACGTATCGACGATGCCGAAAATCGCTCACGGCGGGACAACCTAATTTTTTACGGCATTCCTGACCCTTCCAGCTCGGAAACCACTGCCGACTCCGAAAGATTGATTGTGGAACTTTGCCGCGATAGGTTGCAACTAACCATCGACCCTAAAGAAATAGAACGTGCACATCGCATCGGTCGTCACTCCCCCAATCACTCTCGCCCCCTCATAGCAAAATTTACTTTCCATAAAACCAAAGTTAACATCCTTTCGAGTGGCCGAAAGCTTAAGGGCACTGACTACAGTATTAGCGAGGACTTTTCGCGATCAGTACGAAATTCCCGAAAACATCTCGTTGCTTTCGCAAAAGGTAAAAGCGTTCCGTTTTCACTCCGCTTTAAGACTTTGTTCATCGGTTCAAGAAGATACACCTTTGATGCCGCCTCGAGTAGTGTCAAAGAGTTGTCATAG